In Candidatus Cohnella colombiensis, one DNA window encodes the following:
- a CDS encoding sensor histidine kinase, with translation MMKLQQIIHPLRDLSIKNKMFLSFLFILIVSSSLFIAVNSYITATDTENQTRYSLEVVLEQSRSFLNYKTSSTRKVVDIMVLHDTIQALVSKSSDIYRDNIGNWLFDEYVFNQLIYNVQTNPDIQKISLYMRDGMAAVQATDQFLSLEEVQAEPWMQRLIRNDRPYLWIPSEAVSSQGEDTISFFRKVPSPIDNNDFAGLIRAEMPRKNLVQILDQARFTTSTSAILINSQNEIIARSSNEEYFALDQVIQAVQEATSVKPTFSNMTVDDQKVLIGSLPVENTDWRLLLVVPNKDIVDIAQKARNQMIIIFLIVAAMTFPLAFWASASGTKRIRKLTKNMRKVGVTNFKANLDPQNNDEIGELTTTFNRMITRIDDLAADKYQLGLEVKNMELRALQAQINPHFLYNTLDMVNWLSMKYNAEDIRVLISSLSDFYKISLSNGEDFITIRNEIDHVNAYVTIQNMRFRDRIDLQIEVPAELMELRTLKLLLQPIVENAILHGIMEKDTQRGIITIRGFREGDTIELQVIDDGIGMTEETLSRIFDGSIKKVSGGYGMKNIHSRLELIFGYPFGLTVESTRGVGTTVKIKIPAQPTTEA, from the coding sequence ATGATGAAGCTACAGCAGATTATCCACCCTCTCCGAGACCTTAGTATAAAAAATAAGATGTTTCTGTCCTTCTTATTTATCCTTATCGTTTCATCTAGCCTTTTTATTGCTGTAAATAGCTACATAACGGCGACAGACACTGAAAATCAGACACGTTATTCACTTGAAGTCGTCTTAGAGCAATCGCGTTCCTTCTTGAATTACAAGACAAGCTCCACACGTAAAGTTGTCGATATTATGGTCTTACACGACACCATTCAAGCACTCGTATCCAAAAGCTCAGACATCTATCGTGACAACATCGGCAATTGGCTGTTTGATGAGTATGTGTTTAACCAGCTTATTTACAATGTACAAACGAACCCAGACATTCAGAAAATCAGCCTCTATATGAGAGATGGGATGGCAGCCGTTCAAGCGACAGATCAATTCCTAAGCCTGGAAGAGGTACAAGCTGAGCCGTGGATGCAACGCTTAATTCGGAACGATCGCCCCTATTTATGGATTCCATCTGAAGCTGTTTCCTCACAGGGCGAAGATACGATTTCCTTCTTCCGCAAAGTGCCTAGCCCGATTGATAATAATGATTTTGCTGGATTGATCCGAGCGGAGATGCCACGGAAAAACCTTGTGCAAATTTTAGATCAAGCACGATTTACCACATCTACTTCTGCCATACTCATTAATAGTCAGAATGAAATCATTGCACGCTCTAGCAACGAAGAATACTTCGCATTGGATCAAGTCATCCAAGCTGTACAAGAGGCTACGAGCGTTAAACCTACCTTTTCAAATATGACCGTGGATGATCAAAAAGTGCTCATCGGCTCCTTGCCGGTGGAAAACACCGATTGGAGACTGCTGCTCGTCGTCCCGAACAAGGACATTGTAGATATCGCTCAGAAAGCACGCAATCAGATGATCATTATCTTCCTAATCGTTGCAGCGATGACATTCCCACTCGCATTCTGGGCATCCGCATCCGGAACTAAGCGCATTCGCAAGCTGACGAAAAACATGAGGAAGGTCGGCGTTACGAACTTTAAAGCAAATCTAGATCCACAAAACAACGACGAGATCGGTGAGCTAACGACAACGTTTAACCGGATGATCACTCGAATTGATGACCTGGCTGCCGACAAATATCAGCTTGGCTTAGAAGTGAAAAATATGGAGCTGCGCGCGCTTCAAGCGCAAATCAATCCGCACTTTCTCTATAACACCTTAGACATGGTCAACTGGCTCTCGATGAAATATAACGCTGAGGATATTCGAGTTCTCATCTCTTCACTTTCTGATTTCTATAAAATCAGCCTAAGTAATGGTGAAGACTTCATTACGATTCGCAATGAGATCGATCATGTCAACGCTTATGTGACGATCCAAAACATGCGATTCCGTGACCGTATCGATCTGCAGATTGAAGTTCCAGCGGAATTGATGGAGCTTCGAACACTTAAACTATTGCTGCAGCCGATCGTCGAAAATGCGATTCTTCATGGCATTATGGAGAAAGATACCCAGCGTGGCATCATTACGATTCGAGGCTTTAGAGAGGGAGATACGATCGAGCTTCAAGTCATTGACGATGGGATCGGGATGACAGAAGAGACGTTAAGTCGCATCTTCGATGGCAGCATTAAGAAAGTAAGTGGAGGCTATGGAATGAAAAATATTCATAGTCGGCTGGAGTTGATTTTCGGTTATCCATTCGGATTAACGGTGGAAAGCACGCGAGGTGTAGGCACGACAGTAAAGATCAAAATACCGGCGCAGCCTACCACTGAAGCATAA
- a CDS encoding response regulator, which yields MKVLLVDDEPLTTESLERYMDWELLGVSNVRSAANGVEALELMRDFVPDIIVSDVRMPRMNGIEFATQAREAFPKIKLIFLSGYSDKEYLKSAIHLKAINYVEKPVKLEELTAAIRESISQLIAEQSNQTLTQFAIHERILNMLVNESVPQAQLRLKFGAHFPAFLDQPVRAMAIQLSHPSDAKLVITDEQQTVLIHQTQQIINDLNNSERFIGFVHNDTLILLVNAQPIHADTFKTLARQLLYSFNQQYGDSLAFSIGIGTPNLQPNQLKEACLSAIFAVKSSFYFGTGLVFSEPPTLSGTDPNNSIEVLYNEFRQALRDDQEPETLVLIDRLTTDMRTLRDPEISRVKNVYFRLLMILHEFALEKGLSVTDPHQEEKFIWKEVGEMTTLQCLQDYVVGNVQAVFSQFKEHNAVNARVSTIVHYIKNHYADADLTTKTIADNTFLSQNYMCALFKKETSKTINEYITEVRLEKAKQLLKNRQLKLYEIAHAIGFTDPNYFSSMFKKAVGLTPSQYRDKR from the coding sequence ATGAAAGTGCTATTGGTCGATGATGAACCGCTCACGACAGAGAGTCTAGAGCGCTATATGGATTGGGAGCTATTAGGGGTTTCTAATGTAAGGAGCGCGGCTAATGGAGTCGAGGCATTGGAATTGATGCGTGATTTTGTTCCGGATATTATCGTCAGCGATGTTCGCATGCCGCGAATGAATGGAATCGAATTTGCCACACAGGCACGTGAAGCTTTTCCGAAAATTAAGCTTATTTTCCTGAGCGGTTATTCCGACAAGGAATATTTGAAGTCGGCTATTCATTTGAAAGCTATTAATTATGTGGAAAAGCCAGTAAAGCTAGAGGAACTGACTGCTGCGATCCGCGAAAGCATCTCCCAGCTCATCGCTGAACAATCGAATCAGACGTTGACCCAGTTTGCCATACATGAGCGAATTCTCAACATGCTGGTGAATGAATCTGTCCCCCAAGCTCAGCTTAGACTTAAATTTGGAGCGCACTTCCCTGCTTTCCTTGATCAACCTGTTCGTGCGATGGCTATTCAGCTATCCCATCCCTCAGACGCGAAGCTCGTTATCACAGATGAACAACAAACCGTTCTCATCCATCAAACCCAACAAATAATAAATGATCTGAATAACAGCGAACGATTTATCGGGTTCGTTCACAATGATACTTTGATTCTGTTAGTGAATGCCCAACCTATACACGCAGACACATTCAAGACACTTGCTCGTCAGTTGTTATACAGCTTCAACCAGCAATACGGCGATTCACTAGCCTTTTCCATCGGTATAGGTACGCCAAATCTCCAACCAAATCAGTTGAAGGAGGCTTGTCTTTCTGCGATATTCGCAGTCAAGTCGTCCTTCTATTTCGGAACAGGCCTTGTGTTCTCCGAGCCACCGACGCTATCAGGTACTGATCCGAACAATTCTATTGAAGTGCTATATAACGAATTCAGACAGGCTTTAAGAGACGATCAGGAGCCAGAAACACTCGTTCTAATTGATCGACTGACGACAGATATGCGCACGCTCCGCGATCCGGAAATTAGCCGTGTGAAAAATGTGTATTTTCGCCTGCTCATGATTTTGCATGAATTCGCGCTTGAGAAAGGGCTAAGTGTAACCGATCCGCATCAGGAGGAAAAATTCATCTGGAAGGAAGTCGGTGAGATGACAACATTGCAATGTCTTCAGGATTATGTCGTAGGCAATGTGCAAGCCGTCTTCTCGCAATTCAAGGAACATAACGCTGTTAATGCTAGAGTCAGCACTATCGTTCACTATATTAAAAACCATTACGCCGATGCAGATTTAACGACGAAGACGATCGCAGACAACACCTTTTTAAGTCAAAATTACATGTGTGCCCTATTCAAGAAAGAGACTAGCAAAACGATCAATGAATATATTACCGAGGTTCGTCTGGAGAAGGCCAAGCAACTATTAAAAAATCGTCAGCTTAAACTTTATGAAATCGCTCATGCGATTGGCTTCACTGACCCGAACTACTTCTCATCCATGTTCAAGAAGGCAGTCGGACTAACGCCAAGTCAGTATCGGGATAAGCGATGA
- a CDS encoding ABC transporter permease subunit, producing MAVSTKLSTQPQVKPRVARQGVLHELMKNKILYLMFVPVGIYFLIFNYYPMAGIVVAFKNFNYRGGMFGSPWVGLENFEYFFQSGKAWIVTRNTFLYNIVFLAAYTFFSIMVAVFISTMLGKIFKKTAQTLLFLPYFLSWVAVSAIVYNLFNYEFGIVNSLLNSLGMEAIDVYSEVRYWYLILPFFYVWKWVGFGSILYLSAIMGMDHSIHEAATIDGANIFQRIRYLTIPLLKPTTIILVLLGIGRIMRGEFDMFYQLIGNNGILMDGTDIIDTLVFRSLVLSPDFGMASAGGLYQSLLCFVIVMLANGIVKKFDRDYALF from the coding sequence ATGGCAGTATCTACTAAGCTCTCGACACAGCCTCAGGTGAAACCACGTGTAGCCCGGCAAGGTGTGCTTCATGAGCTAATGAAAAACAAAATACTTTATTTGATGTTTGTTCCAGTAGGCATATACTTTTTAATTTTCAACTATTACCCGATGGCCGGCATTGTGGTTGCATTCAAAAACTTCAACTATCGCGGTGGGATGTTTGGTAGTCCATGGGTCGGACTGGAAAACTTCGAATACTTCTTTCAATCAGGTAAAGCTTGGATCGTAACACGTAACACCTTTCTTTATAATATCGTATTTCTCGCTGCTTACACGTTTTTTTCGATTATGGTCGCGGTTTTTATCTCAACAATGCTAGGAAAGATATTTAAGAAGACGGCACAGACGTTGCTCTTCCTACCCTACTTCCTATCGTGGGTAGCGGTATCAGCGATCGTGTACAACTTGTTCAATTACGAGTTCGGTATCGTCAATTCGTTGTTGAATTCGCTCGGCATGGAAGCGATCGATGTCTATTCAGAAGTTCGCTATTGGTATCTCATTCTCCCGTTCTTCTACGTTTGGAAGTGGGTAGGCTTCGGCAGCATCTTGTATCTGTCCGCAATAATGGGAATGGATCATTCCATTCATGAGGCGGCAACAATCGATGGCGCGAATATTTTCCAAAGAATTCGCTACCTAACAATTCCATTGCTCAAGCCGACGACGATCATTCTCGTACTGCTAGGAATTGGTCGGATCATGCGTGGAGAGTTCGACATGTTCTACCAGTTGATCGGCAATAACGGCATCTTAATGGACGGAACAGACATTATCGATACGTTAGTTTTCCGTTCACTTGTTCTAAGTCCTGACTTCGGGATGGCATCAGCAGGCGGACTATATCAATCGTTGCTCTGCTTTGTCATCGTCATGCTAGCGAATGGAATTGTGAAGAAATTTGATCGCGATTATGCCTTGTTCTAA
- a CDS encoding carbohydrate ABC transporter permease: MGVRTRDIIVLNIIAYIVVGLFALIAVVPFFIVVINSFASEHSIIYYGYSLIPKQFSLGAYEMVFQNPQKMLRAYGITIFVTVVGTAVSLFISMMAAYVMFRKDVKYRNGLAFFLFFTTLFNGGLVPFYLMIVQDLHLKNTMLVLVLCGMFSVFNILILRNFISGSIPEALIESSKIDGAGDFRIFIQIILPLSKPALAAIGMFTALGYWNDWWTPLMFIEKDNLYSLQYILYRILSSANFSSQIVNSIPRLDMPKESLKLALTVVATGPIVLLYPFVQKYFVSGITVGAVKG, translated from the coding sequence ATGGGCGTTCGCACACGTGACATTATCGTTTTAAATATTATCGCTTATATCGTTGTAGGGTTGTTTGCACTCATCGCAGTTGTACCCTTTTTCATCGTTGTCATTAACTCTTTCGCGTCTGAGCATTCAATCATTTACTATGGCTATTCTCTCATTCCTAAGCAATTTTCACTCGGTGCTTACGAAATGGTATTCCAAAATCCTCAGAAGATGCTGCGAGCCTATGGCATTACCATCTTCGTTACCGTCGTCGGAACGGCAGTGTCACTGTTCATCTCCATGATGGCGGCCTACGTTATGTTCCGTAAAGATGTGAAGTATCGTAACGGACTAGCATTCTTCCTCTTCTTCACGACGCTGTTCAATGGGGGCTTAGTACCTTTCTACCTCATGATTGTACAAGATTTACATTTGAAAAATACGATGCTCGTACTTGTGTTATGCGGCATGTTCAGTGTGTTCAACATTCTTATACTACGAAACTTCATTAGCGGATCGATTCCCGAAGCGCTGATCGAATCTTCCAAAATCGATGGTGCGGGTGACTTTAGAATATTCATTCAAATTATTTTGCCACTCTCGAAGCCTGCGCTAGCCGCAATTGGGATGTTCACTGCATTAGGGTATTGGAACGATTGGTGGACCCCGCTCATGTTCATTGAGAAGGACAACTTGTACTCACTTCAATATATTTTGTACCGCATCTTATCGAGTGCGAACTTCTCCTCTCAAATCGTTAATAGCATTCCGCGTTTGGATATGCCGAAGGAATCGCTCAAATTAGCATTAACCGTCGTTGCGACTGGGCCAATCGTTCTACTCTATCCTTTCGTGCAGAAGTATTTTGTATCTGGAATTACAGTAGGTGCAGTAAAAGGATAA
- a CDS encoding DUF3502 domain-containing protein: MRKTRKGFVVVALILVLTLLVAGCGSSNNNSSESSTKPSESSKSSTTPTESTQAETDNTLDTSKEVHLIGYLLGEAPAGMDAVVEALNTKLKADINTTVEFRYIGWGDLTAKYPLIFAAGEDVDFVYSANWAFYNQEAAKGAFREISTDDLQKYMPRHYAATNEAAWKEAQIGGKIYMIPTSTPDQKIPVTLIRGDLRKKYNIPEITKFQDIEPYLEAIKNNEKGMIPINADSQYDFTKSFYNWEWATGHGAVDTVLITNGWSGTYTEWDDPQGKVYSQFDPYILDSQKASAKVIKSWYDKGYINKNAISNKVRSKDAFEQGKSGVAYGNTNDIQSTLAKALENGWEVEIIPNVSAKGTYPQDPFINNGVSIAANSKNAERAMMFIDLIMEEPSYNNLVYFGLEGVNYVVKDGKIALPDGVTAETNTYPPDAAGFWFTNKSQHLPLASWNEQYIAHKASLKNILVPYIYNSFAMDTENIKGELATMGTVGTQYLLPIQGGIVKDVDAAFTVLEEKVRAASLEKILDDANKQTQAFLASQK, translated from the coding sequence ATGAGAAAGACGAGAAAAGGATTTGTGGTTGTTGCACTAATATTAGTATTGACCTTGCTTGTAGCAGGTTGCGGTAGCAGCAACAATAATAGCTCGGAAAGTTCAACAAAGCCTAGTGAGTCTAGCAAATCATCAACGACACCGACTGAATCTACGCAAGCAGAAACAGACAACACGCTTGATACGTCTAAGGAAGTTCATCTCATTGGGTATTTGCTAGGTGAAGCGCCTGCAGGAATGGATGCAGTTGTCGAAGCGCTTAACACGAAGCTTAAGGCTGACATCAATACGACAGTTGAATTTCGTTATATTGGCTGGGGAGATTTGACTGCGAAATATCCGCTTATCTTCGCTGCAGGCGAGGACGTAGACTTTGTCTACTCAGCAAACTGGGCATTCTACAATCAAGAAGCAGCGAAGGGTGCATTCCGCGAAATTTCAACAGACGATCTGCAGAAGTACATGCCACGCCACTATGCTGCAACGAATGAAGCGGCATGGAAGGAAGCGCAAATCGGTGGAAAAATCTACATGATTCCAACTTCGACACCGGATCAGAAGATTCCAGTAACGTTGATTCGCGGAGATCTTCGCAAAAAGTATAACATCCCTGAAATTACGAAGTTCCAAGACATTGAGCCATACCTAGAAGCCATCAAAAACAATGAAAAAGGTATGATTCCAATTAATGCGGACAGCCAATACGATTTTACTAAATCATTCTACAACTGGGAGTGGGCAACGGGTCACGGGGCTGTTGATACCGTATTGATTACAAACGGTTGGTCAGGCACTTATACCGAATGGGATGATCCACAAGGCAAAGTATACTCGCAATTCGATCCGTACATTTTGGATAGCCAAAAGGCATCAGCGAAAGTAATTAAGTCGTGGTACGACAAAGGCTACATTAACAAAAATGCGATTTCGAACAAAGTACGCAGTAAAGATGCATTCGAGCAAGGCAAATCAGGCGTAGCTTATGGAAACACCAACGATATTCAATCGACATTAGCTAAAGCATTAGAGAACGGTTGGGAAGTCGAAATTATTCCTAACGTTTCCGCCAAAGGTACTTATCCGCAAGACCCGTTCATTAATAACGGGGTGTCGATTGCAGCGAATTCGAAAAACGCTGAACGTGCGATGATGTTCATCGATCTCATTATGGAAGAGCCTTCTTATAACAACTTGGTATACTTCGGTCTTGAAGGTGTTAACTATGTCGTCAAGGATGGCAAAATTGCATTACCGGATGGCGTCACTGCGGAAACGAATACGTATCCACCGGATGCAGCAGGCTTCTGGTTTACGAATAAGTCTCAGCATCTCCCGCTCGCTTCGTGGAACGAACAGTATATTGCGCATAAAGCGAGTTTGAAAAACATCCTTGTCCCTTATATCTATAATTCATTTGCAATGGATACAGAGAACATTAAGGGCGAACTTGCGACGATGGGAACAGTAGGTACGCAATATCTTTTACCGATTCAAGGCGGTATTGTGAAGGATGTTGACGCGGCATTCACAGTACTTGAAGAAAAAGTGCGGGCTGCGAGCTTGGAAAAAATATTAGACGATGCGAATAAGCAAACACAAGCATTCTTGGCTTCACAGAAATAA
- a CDS encoding DUF3502 domain-containing protein translates to MNIFKRMLILCITVCLCASLVACSLPWNRSKQSIGSNSDVTTLVGYLIGTAPPGLPKVLEQLNHKLEQDIGVNLDLQYIQWGDMATRYPQILSSGGNIDFVFAGNWAYYAQEANKGSFYEITEDMVKKYMPRHYKATNEVAWEEAKVGGKIYIIPSSTPDMKVPVTLIRDDLRKQYGLPEMNRLMDLEPFLAAVKANAPNMIPIQVDKQYDFIKTSANLMWEMGPATVDVVMTTNGFSGVYTDWDDPSGKLLTIYDEPLRSNYIAAAKLVKSWVDQGYINANAFVNKTRSKDLFEQGKSAVAYGNSNDIQSTIAKADEQGWEVKIIPNLSINHTYIMDPYINNGVAIATDSKHVELVMQALDLIMEDPEYNQLVYYGIQGEHFTIDDGKISIPNGMLSEEDSYPPDAAGFWFTNKSQLLPLASWNDEYAKHKSEIGDMLIPYVYAAFNFNALNVQRELDQVNQAAIQYLNPILSGMVSNVDEAFKVAESEINKAGFATILKEAQRQTNEYLHR, encoded by the coding sequence ATGAATATTTTCAAGCGGATGCTGATTCTGTGCATTACAGTATGCTTATGCGCAAGTTTAGTCGCATGCTCGTTGCCATGGAATCGTTCAAAACAAAGTATAGGATCCAATAGCGATGTGACGACATTAGTCGGTTATTTAATCGGGACTGCTCCACCAGGTCTCCCTAAGGTGTTAGAGCAATTGAATCATAAGCTGGAGCAGGACATTGGAGTGAATCTTGACCTTCAATATATTCAATGGGGAGACATGGCGACACGTTATCCACAAATCTTATCATCTGGTGGCAACATTGACTTCGTATTTGCAGGCAATTGGGCCTATTATGCTCAGGAAGCGAATAAGGGGTCATTCTATGAAATTACAGAGGATATGGTGAAGAAGTACATGCCACGCCATTATAAGGCAACGAATGAGGTCGCGTGGGAGGAAGCTAAGGTTGGCGGGAAAATTTATATCATTCCGTCATCTACACCGGATATGAAGGTTCCCGTTACGTTGATAAGAGACGATCTCCGTAAGCAATATGGTCTTCCGGAAATGAACAGGTTGATGGATCTGGAGCCTTTCCTCGCAGCAGTTAAGGCGAATGCACCTAATATGATACCTATTCAAGTGGATAAGCAGTATGACTTTATTAAGACCTCTGCGAACTTGATGTGGGAGATGGGACCGGCGACGGTAGATGTTGTAATGACAACGAACGGCTTCTCGGGAGTATATACGGATTGGGATGATCCGAGTGGAAAGCTGTTAACGATCTACGATGAACCGTTGCGCTCTAATTATATCGCCGCCGCCAAGCTGGTGAAAAGCTGGGTGGATCAAGGTTATATAAATGCAAATGCATTCGTAAATAAGACTAGAAGCAAGGATTTGTTCGAGCAAGGAAAGTCGGCCGTAGCCTACGGTAATTCGAATGACATTCAATCGACTATCGCAAAGGCGGATGAGCAGGGGTGGGAAGTTAAGATAATCCCGAACCTCTCAATTAATCATACATATATTATGGACCCTTATATTAATAATGGAGTGGCAATCGCTACTGATTCTAAACATGTTGAGCTTGTGATGCAGGCGCTTGATCTGATCATGGAAGATCCCGAGTATAACCAGCTTGTTTATTATGGAATACAAGGTGAGCACTTTACAATTGATGACGGTAAAATTTCAATTCCGAATGGGATGTTGAGCGAAGAGGATAGTTACCCACCGGATGCGGCGGGCTTTTGGTTTACGAATAAAAGCCAGCTGTTACCGCTGGCTTCATGGAATGATGAATACGCAAAGCACAAATCAGAAATTGGGGACATGCTTATTCCGTATGTGTACGCAGCTTTTAACTTTAATGCATTGAATGTGCAACGAGAGCTTGATCAGGTGAATCAAGCAGCGATTCAATATTTGAATCCAATTTTGAGTGGTATGGTTAGTAATGTGGATGAGGCCTTTAAAGTGGCGGAATCTGAAATCAATAAAGCTGGTTTCGCTACAATTCTGAAAGAAGCACAAAGACAAACGAATGAATATTTACATCGCTGA
- a CDS encoding transglutaminase domain-containing protein: MRKLLKITITFAFLLSLLPITAQYQYNSTAFAAKISAKDQFYQEVVDALTERLAAITVIYTGNEKTLKKDIKSTLDAAINSNDYLHYTLKKYGYTASITGATATIKFNFTYWESLEETKVVKDTVRQALSKIITKNMNDHQKAKAINDWIVTTLSYDTSLTAYSAYDGITNGTTVCQGYALLTYEMMNQAGIPVKIIEGTSRGISHAWNLVKLSGNWYHLDTTWNDPIPDVAGRVSYDYYNLTDTEIRKDHSWKKSSSLPLAITSYEKTLLALSAKEKNRATFYTSFYNQIGFNYLSDEYTVSSAQELKSKISAAVTARETTLIIRYTKGSSIQKDMKAAFVGIKGLKSYQYTYENFARTSINDKIVKITINYVK, translated from the coding sequence ATGAGAAAGCTGCTCAAAATTACAATCACATTTGCCTTCCTATTATCACTGCTACCGATCACTGCACAGTATCAATATAACTCGACTGCTTTTGCAGCGAAAATATCAGCTAAAGATCAATTTTATCAAGAAGTGGTCGACGCTCTCACCGAACGATTAGCTGCGATCACAGTCATCTATACAGGTAATGAGAAAACACTCAAGAAAGACATTAAAAGCACATTAGATGCAGCGATCAACTCCAATGACTATTTGCACTATACTTTAAAAAAATATGGATACACTGCATCGATTACTGGAGCGACTGCTACGATAAAGTTTAACTTTACATACTGGGAATCGTTAGAGGAAACGAAAGTCGTGAAGGATACCGTTCGCCAGGCACTTAGCAAAATCATCACTAAAAACATGAATGACCATCAGAAAGCGAAAGCGATTAACGATTGGATCGTTACAACACTAAGCTATGATACAAGCCTTACTGCTTACTCTGCTTACGATGGCATCACTAATGGCACAACAGTATGTCAGGGCTATGCACTTCTCACATATGAGATGATGAACCAAGCCGGGATTCCAGTGAAAATCATTGAAGGTACATCCAGAGGAATATCGCACGCGTGGAACCTTGTAAAGCTATCGGGCAATTGGTATCACTTAGATACGACTTGGAACGATCCGATTCCAGATGTTGCGGGTCGTGTCAGTTACGACTATTACAATCTAACTGATACTGAAATCCGCAAAGACCATTCTTGGAAGAAATCAAGCTCCCTTCCTCTAGCTATAACTTCATACGAAAAAACGTTGCTAGCTCTTTCCGCCAAAGAAAAGAACAGGGCAACGTTTTATACGAGCTTCTACAATCAAATTGGCTTCAATTATTTATCCGATGAATATACGGTATCAAGCGCGCAGGAGCTGAAAAGTAAAATTAGCGCAGCTGTTACTGCTAGAGAAACCACGCTAATTATCCGCTACACGAAAGGTTCTTCCATTCAAAAGGATATGAAAGCTGCATTTGTCGGAATCAAAGGCTTGAAAAGTTATCAGTACACGTATGAAAACTTTGCACGTACTTCGATCAACGATAAGATTGTTAAGATCACAATCAATTATGTGAAGTAA